In Rhizoctonia solani chromosome 6, complete sequence, the sequence ATGTTGATAGCGAGCATGTTCTATTTATTTTATCCAATTGGACGATAGGAAACCAACAAGCGATAACTAGATACTACAACGTCCAATGCGTAGTACGAAAAGCAAATGAGAGCACCGAGAAGAGTAGAAGAAATTTGTCAAGTGCTGCGTCAAGTGGGGCGCATGTATACAGGCTAATCGTACAGGTTTTTTTCAATCGCGACACCCCCTCTCTAGCCGACGTGGAAGGTATTGATAAGAGCAACGAGGATCACCATGGTGAGATAGATCCTTCCCTAAACACAAAAATGGAAAGCAGCAAGATAACTTAGAAGCCCGAATAGAATGGGAGATCGTAGCCGTAAGGGAACGAGTTGGGGCCCGTGATTAGTGCCGACGACGGGTGAGGATTTTGTGTTTGCCCTTTACGTTGACGTGGTAGGGGCCTACTTTTGCGTCTCGTGCGACAAGGGGCTCGCCAGACATGTGGTATGCCATTCCAGTCGCATCGATGATGACTTCGGTGTTCTCGCCATATCCGTGGTCGCCTATTGATTCATCCCGAATGGTGTGAGTTGGATGCCAGAGCGCTATTGGCTAGTGGCATTGCGTACACTTACAAGCCTCGTCATCGCATTTGCCGAGACCGGTAAAAGGGTCCACCCAAAAGAGCCAGTCGGTACCATCATGAGCTGGACCGGTGCATAGGACATAGCATGTGCAGCATCCCCAGGTCTCAACGTATGTGTCTTCTTCGCGGGTGGCTAGTCTCCCTCGTCCGTGCTGCGAAATTAAAATCAAATTGGGTTGTAAGTGTAGGTGTGTTGTTGAACCATGGCGAGAAATGGAAGAGACATACGTGAGGGCATTCGAGGCGGCCAGCCTTGGTAGTGGGAGCTAGCGGCATGATAGTCGAAAGTCCAAGCGGActgaacaaaaaaaaactacCGGTGCGGTTATGGAGGGGAATTCACGAGAGCGCAGACAGCCGGTGATACATTCTTATATTAGTCCACCGCGCGGATCTGATCGGGTCACGTGCGAACGCATACGCTTTGCTTCAATTGCATCTTCCCCCGAAGCTCGTTCGATCTCTGTTGGATGTACTGTTGTTGTTCTATTCTCTTATCGGTGAGTTGCTTCAATGACACGTCTCAGCTCGCGAATGGGCAACGAGGCTAACTGTAGGCCGGCTTCCCACCCTCGATCGTCATAGTTGAATGGCAAGGGGATGTGTTGTTGGGTGTCTAGTCTGACGTGCCTCCATCAGTCCCTTTCGGACTCATCGGGCTCTCGTGTGTTTTGGTAGCTTTCTCGGATATGCATGTGGATGCCGGATTAGGATGAAAAGGTTATTCACCCACACATGTGATCCTGTCAGCTGGGACTGGACTGTGTGCAATTGGGGGCGAAAAACGTGTACTGGGCTTGTTGGAGCGTGGTAATTCCTATTGAATACATCAATCATCATTATGGCGCATAATGTCGAGCCGCAGTCACTTGATATAGAGTCGAGTGGTGTAAGGGCTTGTAAGACGGACTTGACTAGGACAAAGGGCGTACGCTGGGAAAGAAGTTCCGAACAACGTGTCGAGGAAAGTCCGAAGCTGTGGATGAGAGTAGTAGCTAGTATATCTAATTACAGCCTGCGCCAGAGCTGTAGTTGCCCTCGACAAGGCTTGACTAGTACGTATCGTCGAGCTGTGTGTTATGAGGCTGGGATGAATGCGCTTATGTGAGCTTTGGCTGAGTCAGCGGTTGAATGGAAATGGACCATTGAGGTCTTCCACCATCGACTGCGACTGGCGTCTGTTCTAGCTGTGTATTTCGACTGACTTGGTTCTGCATTTGGCAGAGGCACGTATCGTTGACTGTGAACGGCAGGCGCCGTGAATATCTTTCCGGGCGAATTTCTGTTTCATACTTTTCTGTATCTGGAGAACGCTCCACTCGTTGAACTAAACTGAACCCACAGCAACCTGAACCAACTTGCACGCGACAACTACGACGATAGCTGATTGAATATTGTGCGACGTCTCCTATTAGTATTGAAGCTAGAGGTTGTTGTGTAGCCGCAGCAACATCTGAAATTGGAGTGGACATCAACATGTGAGTGATGAGCTCCGGTGTTGGTGTTGGCGTTCAACTGACTTCCATTCAAGCCTGAACAATCAATGATCCACATTGCTCCCAAGTCGGTTGCGTCTGACTCTGGGACCACCGCCACATCGCCCCCATTTTCTCCGTTTTCGCCGGCTACAAGTGTGGCGAGCGACAACACAGGCACGTCCGATGGTAGGCTCTCCATACGCACCACCGCATGCTTACTTAACTTGCGCTGATGCAGACCACTCGACAGAGCCCGCCGACTTGGGCGCCTTTCAGTCGGTGTTCCGGGCCTTGTCTCAACTCCAGGTTTCCCATCCGCCTCGTACTATGACGTCCCTCGCTACTATTCCTGCCGTTGAAgaagacgatgatgatgatgacgacgacACAGACCGGAACTTCAACTCGGACGACGATAGCGACCGCTGGGCATCCGCACTCGATGATGAGCAGGATGTAGAGGGCGAGGATGTGGTCACCCCCAGTCGGGACCAACATCATAAGTTTGAATCGTCTGATACTGAAGGAGCAAGCAGTAAGAACACCGACGAGAGCTCAGACGAACAAGTTGCTGCTGCGTATACGTACGATGTTGAGAGTGCCGTTGAAGCCGAGGACAGCCGAACTATTTGGAACCACGAACCGATCGCGTCTTACCTTGTTAGCGCCGCCACCCCAGCTCCGGACCGTCAAGCCGCTAAATTGAGGCAGCTTGGTGGAGAATATGGCTCCAGGGGCGGAAGGGGAACGTATGTTGATGCCGACCAATCGGTCCCTACCAGTTTCACAATTACCCACGAAGCACTTCTTAGCCAGACGCACGCACTCGCTGAACAGACATTTGTACAACCGCCAGTTCAACCTCAAACATATAGTACGGAAGAATCATCTCCTGCTCCTTATTATACTACAAGCCGTCGGGCGGCATCAGGTCTTCCCCCTGTATACATCCCACCTACGTCGACCGTCCCACTCAACCAACACGTCCCTCGCACACCCGGGCCAGGGGATCCCAACCTTGGCGCTCTCGAACAAGCTCTCGAGTTTTTGGCCGCAGAACGCACGCGTGTGGCGAGCCAACTTGATTCCTCTATCGAAGAATATGCCTATCGTACGACTGAAGGCAAACGCCGCAGACGCAAGCGCAAAAAAGGCGTGCGAGACGAACCCCCAGTCCCACCGGGCGTGACACTCGCGCTCGCCCGGTCCACGTCAAACCTTCATTTGAACAAGGTCCCCACCCCCGTGCGAAGCGGAAACAGCAACAATTCTGGGTCAGCACACGAAAGAACCGACACGGCTGTGCCTTCTCCCTCGGAAGGAACGTCAttttcttcctcgtctgCGGATCCGAGAAACGTGCGCAGGTCATACTTGCATGATGCGACGGAGGTCCCGCCTGTCCCCGCCCTTCGTCAGCAACAACGTCGTCCGAGCACCGGGACTGCTTACTCCGCCGGACCAGGGATCAGTTCGAACATGTTGGCGCATGAGATTATTGCTTCGTATAGTGTTCCGACTCCCCCGCCTACAGGCCGTCGCGGGGCTCGTCGTACTCAGGGGCGCGGGAACAGCGTAGAGATACAGCAAGTGCCTGCATACGCGCCTCGTATACCAGGCTACGATCCTCGAAACGCCCCACCCGTCGATCCTCGTGTACAATCGATCGGGCAACGTTTGAACGGTGGATCAGGGTCCGGGTCGTCTCCTACGAATATGGAACAGCAGAACGGAGAGAACAAGGTCGCTCGGCTAAGGATGTTGGCCAATACACTTGCAAGGCATTTCCCTGAGGACGCAGGCGCTCTTAGGAGAGCTGCTGAAGGCGGAGGAGGGACTGGATTTGAGCGGCAAGAGAACTTGTTGTATGTGTTTGTTGATCAGTGAGTCATCGATTTACATCCTTCGAAGATAATATACTAATTTTATCATTTATAGCTCTAATATTTTGGTTGGTTTCCTCGAATATTTAAAGAAGAACCCGCAATTGCTTCGCCCCTCGGTCGGATCTCCCAGACGCCTGAAGCCCAAGATCTTGCATACCGCGCTGGTACTCCTGCTTGAACGTGGTCGACCATGCGCACGTCGAATCCTGGTTGCCAGCTCCCCGTTGCACCAGCCCCTGGATGGGGTTGTTGGGATGGGGTATGAAGTGAGCGTTCTCCAACGGGTCGAaattaaggaaggagatggtGCATCGCCTTCGCCTCGTCCACGACGACCAGGGGAAATCGGTTCGAGCGAAGACGATAGGAATAACCCCGGCGCCCCTTCTCTGGCACGTACCAACTCATCAGCTCGCAAGACTCCAAACCATCGGCGCACGCCATCCGACAATAGTCGTCCGCGTTATCGAGAAGAAGCCGTCGATGAATTACTCCAGCTCAAACTCTTGCAGACCATCTTGGACACTCCACCCGCGACAATTGTACTCGCTACGGGCGACGGCGCGTCTTCCCAGTTCAACCCTGACGGATTTGTTGGATGCGTCAGGCGCGCGGTCGAGCGTGGGTGGACAGTTGAGCTTGTCGGATGGGAAGAAGGCGTCAGTCGGGCATGGCGTGAACTTGAAAGGGACGTCGCGGGCAGAGGTCCCAGGGCCAAGGGAGGGTTCAGGATCGTTGGACTCGAGCGGTGGGTTGGCGAGTTAATTGATTTGTAGTTGTGTGTGTGTCGTTATTGTATCGATGTATCTATATGTGATATGATATGTTCGCTATCGCTTCGGAAGTCTATGCTGTACAGCGGGGGTCCATGGACTGGTCGGGCTATGTGCAAACGAACTCCGAAGTGACCGTCTTGTGCCTTGGGCGGCTCGGTTGTGAGAGAAAGGTAATTTTTCGGTGCATATTCTGGCGCAGTCACCTTCCATTTGTATGAAATTGTAGGCGTGGGCGCCAATAGGTCTGACACATTCAAAAGGCCTAGGGGACCTGTCAAACATTGGAGATCTTGGTTACAAGCCTCATTTAAAGGGTATGCTGTCTTACTAGCCAACAACGATTCAGTACCGACGCCATTTCGTTTTCTTCAGGTTGTTCCTCTGTTGCTACCCACTATCGTTTAATCTTCTACAGACGCGATGACTATCGAAGCCGATTTTAATCCAGGGCTATTTGCGGAGGAGTTTGCTCACGAGCTCGACAATGAAGATATGTTTTTGTTACCTCCCAGGCGCCCAACATCCCGCCAAGCTATAAAAAAATCTTGGATCGAACAGTTGGCAGTTCAGTATCGGGGCCCATCGCTGCGTGCATACTACCCACAATCCACGTTCTTTCAGTATGCTTGGGTGCCTTCTCATCTTTCATCTGTGGTAAGTCGATCCAGTCTAAGAATATCTTGGTTTGGACTATAAATCTATTCATAGGTGTTTACATTACTCGTTCTTTTAATAGTCGTACTCTCTTTTGTCTCAGTCATTCGGTGGATTACAAGGGAAGACAAGTATCAATTGCCCTGGAGATCCTACTGTACGCTCCAGCCTGAATTCCCTCCCACCAATCTATCACTCGAATCCATCCCACCAGTAGGACTCTTTATCGGTGTGATGAGCACCGCCATGAGTACCCAAAGGCGACAACTCATTCGCTCCACTTGGGCCTCCCATCCTAGAAGCCGCGGGGGTGTTGATGGCCACTCCGACCTCGAGGGTACATCACGCACAGTTGTCAAGTTCATCATTGGCGCGCCAAGCCCAAGCGCCGAACGAAGGCTTAGGCTAGAGAACGAACGTAAGTTGGGCTTGTGTCTTAGATACCCCAGATGTTGATggagtatatgcgcagtgTATGGTGATATTGTTGTCCTTCCTATTCGGGAAAATATGAATGAGGGGAAGACTCATGCGTATTTCACATGGGCGTACGAGCACGCGCTTGTCCCTCCGAATTCGAAGATTAACGGGACAGATCAACAAACGATAGTTTTCCCTCATGGCTGGGTCAAGCCGGACTATGTAGTTAAAACGGATGAAGATTCGTTTGTCATGCTTGCTGAATTGGAAGCGAGGTTGCGAATCGAGCTTTTGAAGGCCCGGGAAGAGGCTCCCGAGTGGGATCCACTTGTGTATTGGGGGTGTGAGTGTTGTTTTATTCGCTTCGTGGACTGTCTAATTCGGTCAAGATAGATATGATTAAAGACTACTTCATGGGTGGTGAACTATATGCACTTTCTTGGCCCTGGTATCGTATGTCGCGACTTCGGAAGTGGTCAAAACCATGACCATCGGGTACGAGGATCAACAGGTGAGACCATGCGTAAGGATATACTACCTTGTATGTTGATCCGGTTCGCACCTTCGAGGTCGCCAAGTGGGTCAGCACCCATCCCCACCCTTTGAGGGTCCGGTGGGCGAGCGAACGTTGTTGGATTTATAATCACCCCAAGTCGGCAAACGTGTAAATATGTTTAATTTACGGTTGACTACATTTGCTCACTTAGTATTTCATAGGTACGCTCATGGGTTTTTGTTTCCATCGGAAGTACGGCGTGTCAGGGAGTCCATTGCTGGCGAAAGGACTCCCGAAGAAATTCGGCGGATGAATCTTCCAACTTCGTGGCAGGTTGATAATCCGGAATATTCATGGTCAAGTGTGACAGGGTGTGTATTGACCCATATAAGCATGGCCTCTTGTTAATATGTTATACCATGGGTGTAGACCGTCTCTTAGATACATACCGCCTTGCTCACAAAACCTTACCCTGGCTATGGAAGTTGAAGCAATGGTTGAAGGCAGTACTTTAAGCAACGAACTTTCTCTTCGACACCCCGGGGAATACGAGCGCTCAAGCAGAGATACCCTTAACATCACCGAGAGGGGACCAGGTCAAACATTACAATGGGCGCACATACAGATGGCTTATGATATCAGAGAAGATTCGCATGTACGCTATCTAGGTAAGAATCTCGGAGGAACTGTGGTGGTTCACTACGTGAAAAAAGACGAGTGGTTCTTAGAAACCAGCTCAGCGTTACTTGGTGGGACGATTGCGTAAGGCAACCCTCTGATTTTGTGTTCAAGATGTTACTTTTCATTACCCTTATTCAATACCATTCCTGGAATATAAATTAGAATCGTACATGTATTAATGCATTGTTAAAATTATTCATGCAAAATTCCTACCTTGTAAAGACACTTTGTGCTTATCCTAGCGCAATACGAGTTACTCCTCCAAGTTGGTGACTAAGTAGCATTAGAATAAAATCGATTGTCCCTCCATGCTCGCTCGTTCCATGCTCTTTTTGAAGGGGATCATCGCCGTCCATCCAATAGGATGGCTGAAATCTCGGTTTCGGCCACTTTGATTGGGCCCCATCAACGATCATGGAACGAAACTCGGCAGTGCGATACTCGAGAGATATGATCATGTAATACAGGCATTTGATTACAAGACTGATGTGGGTTAGAGAAAATACAGCAAACTAACGCTCTCTAGGAGTCAAAGTTATTTATGGCCCGCCCCTTCAGTGGCGCACTTGACCGAATGAGAACACTTCATCTTAGCGTATATGCGCAGATCCTACACGAAGCTAGATTAATCCATATGAGCAAATGCTGATTGGTACTGGATGAACTTGATTCTCCGATTTACCTATCGTTTAACATGCATCTCTGCACTCCCAAGGAGTAGATTTAAGAGTACGTGGCTTGTTTAAAGTTTTCATGCATAAGTAAGTATCctatatatgtatattacTCTGATATAGGCCATAACAAAGCATTACTTGTAGTATTATTACCAGACTGGTACATACAAGAACTAAATTGTAATTAACGCGGAAGTGCTCCTGAACTCTAACAGTTCTTGTAGAGTAGTCAGCTCGTGTGTTACTTTAGCTTCTTAATTCAGAAGATATTAATTGTCTTTGAAGTGGGTACCACCGCGCGCGACCGCGCTGATTCCCTTCCGTTTGGATAATTCATTAGGAAGTGCGTTAGAATCGCTGACACACTAAAGTCACACTTCTTGTCCATGTATTGACTATGCAATATGCATGAGCTCTGTGAGGCTCTGAAGCACTGTACAGACGCAAACATGTTGACAATATTGCCATTTATGAGTTGATCAACCAAGTATAGCAGAGACTATGACTTGTTTTAACACTTAGCTGGAATTTAGCGCCCAATTCTGCTGAAGTTGTATTTTATGCGCGCGCGGGTCAACTGAACGCGCGATTTGACAATTTTATTTCAGCTCAAACCTTGCATCGGAGGTCTTGGGCACGTCGTGTATCAAGGTAGAATAGCTCTTGGCCTTCGTGGCGGGGTAGGCTGACATTGTTATAAGCATCCTAAAGAGCTGAGTAGAAGACGTATCTCCAACATCCAGTTTGCCCCAATCAGTTTAGCTACTTATATCATGCCGATATCCCTGTTGAATTTGACATACCTATCTAGAAGCAATCTAACTGGAGAGATGCTTGGTCTTCTTGAAATTATAAGGCAGCACCCCATCAACCCAATCTTTGTGGTAGTAAGCCTTGCTGGCACTTACGTGGTCTACAACGTAGTCACAAGGGCACGTTGTTGCATCAGCTCCAAGGGCCGCCTTCCCGGTCTTTTCTGTCAGGTTCGTCAACTATACATCCTTCATTCATATAAATTTAGAATACACGATGCTGATACAGGACACCTGCCTCAATTTTATGACCCAATCAATGGAGATACGTTTTACACTATGCTGAGGAACAACTATGGTATGGTCTGTCAGTTGAAGGGAATGTTAGGAGTAAGTCAAAAGCTCGTTTATGGAGTTGAAATTATTGACTTGTCTGGTACACAGGAGGACCAGTTATGGGTGTCTGATCCACGCGTTACAAGAGATTGCCGTAAAGGAAAACAACAGTTTTCTTATTTCCAAGGAATTCGCCGCGTAAGTAATGTTAACCACCCTGTGTTTACTGGCTAACGGTTTGCTATAGTTTCACAGAGACAACCTTTGGAAGTACTATGCTTACCGTGCATGGTGAGGATAGATTTTCTCTATTTTAGACGTTTAGTTCATATTATTTAATAGGCGAGAGGCACAGGCTACAGAAAAAGGTGTTTTGATTAATACCTCTTCCCAATTGAGATTTCTGACTAATTTACAAAGCTTTTGAGTCCGGCCTTTACCCCAAAACACTTACGTGGGCGTAAGTATAGTTTTATCCTTGACTATTGTTATTTTACTTCTAAACTCTATGCATGCTAGTGGTTTCCACTTTCACTACACTCACACAAGTGAGTTTGACAAATTATCTGTCCTGTGCAATCAATTTGACAACTTGCTTCAAA encodes:
- a CDS encoding glycosyltransferase family 31 protein → MTIEADFNPGLFAEEFAHELDNEDMFLLPPRRPTSRQAIKKSWIEQLAVQYRGPSLRAYYPQSTFFQYAWVPSHLSSVVFTLLVLLIVVLSFVSVIRWITREDKYQLPWRSYCTLQPEFPPTNLSLESIPPVGLFIGVMSTAMSTQRRQLIRSTWASHPRSRGGVDGHSDLEGTSRTVVKFIIGAPSPSAERRLRLENELYGDIVVLPIRENMNEGKTHAYFTWAYEHALVPPNSKINGTDQQTIVFPHGWVKPDYVVKTDEDSFVMLAELEARLRIELLKAREEAPEWDPLVYWGYMIKDYFMGVVKTMTIGYEDQQVAKWVSTHPHPLRVRWASERCWIYNHPKSANVYAHGFLFPSEVRRVRESIAGERTPEEIRRMNLPTSWQVDNPEYSWSSVTGYIPPCSQNLTLAMEVEAMVEGSTLSNELSLRHPGEYERSSRDTLNITERGPGQTLQWAHIQMAYDIREDSHVRYLGKNLGGTVVVHYVKKDEWFLETSSALLGGTIARTSYGCLIHALQEIAVKENNSFLISKEFAAFTETTFGSTMLTVHGERHRLQKKLLSPAFTPKHLRGLVSTFTTLTQMESAILSDMRGEETATVDVFKWSRDDRAVVDCPFLPWLKNIGPGFFRRFIVEWTPSSSVKELVKITDILNNMAVDIHRQKKNAIANLPYSSAITTVIYLLAQHTKVQEKLHTEIQEAYQQYGQDLNYEQLHSLTLLDAVCRESLWLFPSQPILERTAMKDWTLPLQQQVILDAANRDKQIWGDDANEFRPSRWLEELPLSVKDSNLPWLTHQCKCHLVGLFGLVTQVFRMSFWGGPRACIGIKFSQLEMKVVLSRLIHKFKFAFGEEIIRFNINGVYQPYVVQGDGTQGTNPSMPLKVTLVGGSE
- a CDS encoding glycosyltransferase family 31 protein — translated: MIHIAPKSVASDSGTTATSPPFSPFSPATSVASDNTGTSDDHSTEPADLGAFQSVFRALSQLQVSHPPRTMTSLATIPAVEEDDDDDDDDTDRNFNSDDDSDRWASALDDEQDVEGEDVVTPSRDQHHKFESSDTEGASSKNTDESSDEQVAAAYTYDVESAVEAEDSRTIWNHEPIASYLVSAATPAPDRQAAKLRQLGGEYGSRGGRGTYVDADQSVPTSFTITHEALLSQTHALAEQTFVQPPVQPQTYSTEESSPAPYYTTSRRAASGLPPVYIPPTSTVPLNQHVPRTPGPGDPNLGALEQALEFLAAERTRVASQLDSSIEEYAYRTTEGKRRRRKRKKGVRDEPPVPPGVTLALARSTSNLHLNKVPTPVRSGNSNNSGSAHERTDTAVPSPSEGTSFSSSSADPRNVRRSYLHDATEVPPVPALRQQQRRPSTGTAYSAGPGISSNMLAHEIIASYSVPTPPPTGRRGARRTQGRGNSVEIQQVPAYAPRIPGYDPRNAPPVDPRVQSIGQRLNGGSGSGSSPTNMEQQNGENKVARLRMLANTLARHFPEDAGALRRAAEGGGGTGFERQENLLYVFVDHSNILVGFLEYLKKNPQLLRPSVGSPRRLKPKILHTALVLLLERGRPCARRILVASSPLHQPLDGVVGMGYEVSVLQRVEIKEGDGASPSPRPRRPGEIGSSEDDRNNPGAPSLARTNSSARKTPNHRRTPSDNSRPRYREEAVDELLQLKLLQTILDTPPATIVLATGDGASSQFNPDGFVGCVRRAVERGWTVELVGWEEGVSRAWRELERDVAGRGPRAKGGFRIVGLERWVGELIDL